In Selenomonas sp. TAMA-11512, a genomic segment contains:
- a CDS encoding ISLre2 family transposase has translation METIVTEILEIIKGTKDNISQEEQLRSYFETLICRAVSEAFERIDKELAKRYAAKGWHVERLDARCVQASYGTIQIRRRRMKKEGEASIYPLDKEVGIRPYRRYTAYLEYVIACIAAKSVYRDTAAVVNLLSPVTISHQQVAHVVRRVGETYGAWEKLQESTDPMEETELRRPEVLYIEGDGLMLHGQNKKQLELHRFQIAEGVQENGNRRTLIGTHYVANLDHEKAKESLLHYLGSHYDLTHTLVLSNSDGGAGYTCGVFEEILGSVGQHEHFLDWYHVQRKCRERLLWANSTLCKKLHKALYIHEREEVSLVLDTVESMSQDERQTEQVELLRKYIERNWIYLAGLEERGIGEYRKLLGTCESNHRLYSYRMKKQGRRWSRAGGEAMVKIITGLKNGDLREAMAAKAEWFNAKAGRDFRGAVREALKRSKRTTYDGVRHGRITVSAPMSSGIGHLSKCFA, from the coding sequence ATGGAAACTATTGTAACAGAAATCCTGGAAATAATAAAGGGTACAAAAGACAATATCTCCCAAGAAGAACAACTGCGCAGTTACTTTGAAACCCTGATATGCCGTGCAGTTAGTGAGGCATTCGAACGAATTGACAAAGAACTGGCAAAGCGATACGCAGCCAAAGGCTGGCACGTGGAACGGCTTGATGCACGGTGCGTGCAAGCAAGCTACGGAACGATTCAAATCCGTCGCAGGCGCATGAAAAAAGAAGGAGAAGCCAGTATATACCCCTTGGACAAAGAAGTGGGTATTCGCCCTTACCGGAGATACACCGCCTATTTGGAATACGTTATTGCCTGTATTGCAGCCAAGAGCGTCTACCGTGATACAGCCGCTGTCGTCAACCTGCTGAGTCCCGTCACGATAAGCCACCAACAAGTTGCACATGTCGTGAGACGAGTAGGAGAAACCTATGGTGCTTGGGAGAAATTGCAGGAAAGCACCGATCCCATGGAAGAGACAGAACTGCGCCGGCCGGAAGTTCTCTACATCGAAGGGGATGGACTCATGCTGCACGGGCAGAATAAGAAACAGCTCGAGCTCCATCGATTCCAAATCGCCGAAGGCGTACAAGAAAACGGCAACCGTCGTACCCTTATTGGCACCCACTATGTAGCGAATCTCGATCACGAGAAAGCCAAAGAGAGTCTGCTGCACTATCTGGGGAGCCACTATGATCTAACCCATACCCTGGTTCTGAGCAACAGTGATGGAGGTGCCGGTTACACCTGCGGCGTCTTTGAAGAAATCCTTGGAAGCGTCGGCCAGCATGAGCACTTTCTGGATTGGTACCACGTACAAAGGAAATGCAGAGAACGCCTTTTATGGGCGAATTCGACCCTGTGTAAGAAACTACACAAAGCGCTGTATATACATGAGCGTGAGGAAGTGAGCCTTGTATTGGATACCGTGGAATCTATGTCCCAAGATGAGCGACAAACGGAACAAGTGGAGCTTCTTCGAAAGTACATAGAAAGAAACTGGATATACCTTGCCGGCTTGGAAGAACGAGGGATCGGGGAATACAGGAAGCTTTTGGGGACGTGTGAAAGCAACCATAGGCTCTACAGCTACCGGATGAAGAAGCAAGGCAGACGATGGAGTCGAGCCGGTGGCGAAGCGATGGTAAAGATCATCACTGGATTGAAGAACGGTGATCTGCGAGAGGCCATGGCGGCGAAGGCGGAGTGGTTCAATGCGAAGGCAGGAAGAGACTTCCGCGGAGCCGTGCGAGAGGCATTGAAAAGAAGCAAGAGGACGACGTATGACGGGGTCCGACATGGGAGGATTACAGTAAGTGCGCCGATGAGCAGTGGGATTGGACATTTGTCCA
- a CDS encoding TIGR00282 family metallophosphoesterase: MKVMLVGDVCGRTGREAFARFTPKLKREKNIDIIVVNGENSAGGKGFTRKSLDALYHAGADIVTSGNHVWDKKDVLEFIDDEPFLIRPANYPDGAPGKGYCLYPWKAKTIAVLNLSGRVFMPPIDCPFQKVDELLKEIKDEADIIFLDFHAEATSEKMAMGAYLDGRVNAVVGTHTHVQTADEVLLSKGTAYITDLGMTGPANSILGVRTERVIEKFLTGRPVRFEVAEGDEVYSAVIVEIDDATNRTVSIERLQYHHKTNCF, from the coding sequence TTGAAAGTCATGCTGGTGGGAGATGTATGCGGCCGCACAGGTCGTGAAGCATTTGCCCGTTTTACCCCGAAGCTCAAAAGAGAGAAAAACATTGACATCATTGTCGTCAATGGAGAAAACTCCGCCGGCGGCAAAGGTTTTACGAGGAAGTCACTCGATGCGCTGTATCATGCGGGCGCCGACATTGTAACTTCCGGAAATCATGTATGGGATAAAAAGGACGTCTTGGAGTTTATCGATGATGAACCGTTTTTGATACGTCCCGCCAATTACCCCGATGGAGCTCCGGGTAAGGGCTATTGCCTCTATCCGTGGAAGGCGAAGACAATCGCTGTGCTGAATCTGTCCGGCAGAGTGTTTATGCCGCCGATTGATTGTCCGTTTCAAAAGGTCGATGAGCTTTTGAAGGAGATAAAGGATGAGGCGGATATCATCTTTTTGGACTTTCACGCGGAAGCGACCTCGGAAAAGATGGCGATGGGCGCCTATTTGGACGGCCGTGTCAATGCGGTCGTCGGTACGCATACGCATGTGCAGACGGCGGATGAGGTGCTCCTATCAAAGGGGACGGCGTATATTACGGATCTCGGTATGACGGGACCCGCGAACTCGATCCTAGGCGTACGCACAGAGCGTGTCATAGAGAAGTTCTTGACGGGACGCCCCGTTCGGTTTGAGGTTGCGGAAGGTGATGAGGTCTATTCCGCTGTGATTGTGGAGATTGACGATGCGACAAACCGCACCGTTTCCATTGAGAGATTACAGTATCATCATAAAACAAATTGTTTTTAG
- the rny gene encoding ribonuclease Y, protein MVELLLAGVAAFIIGGGAGYVMRKRTAEAAIGAAEEEAKKIVSAAEAKGEAKKKEALLEAKEDIHRLRQELDRDTKDRRNELSRQERRIVQKEENLDKKLDALEKKEESLIAKEAGIERSQAAIDALHEQEKKELERISGLSSEEARGLLMAEAEEEIKHEKALMIKEYEQQAKDEADKKAREIVSLAIQRCSADAVAETTVSVVALPNDEMKGRIIGREGRNIRTLETLTGIDFIIDDTPEAVILSGFDPVRREVARIALEKLIQDGRIHPARIEEMVEKAKREVDQRIKEAGEQATFDTDVHGLHPELIRLLGRLRYRTSYGQNVLNHSIEVSHLAGVMAAELGVDVMLAKRGGLLHDIGKAVDHEVEGSHVTIGMDLAKKYRESKEVINAIASHHGDYEATTVESVLVAASDAVSAARPGARRESLETYLKRLRRLEELAESFEGVESCFAIQAGREVRVMVKPDKVDDIASVALAHDLVKKIEKELEYPGQIKATVIRETRVVEFAK, encoded by the coding sequence ATCGTAGAACTACTGCTGGCAGGGGTTGCCGCCTTTATCATAGGTGGTGGTGCGGGTTATGTCATGCGCAAGCGTACGGCGGAAGCAGCCATCGGAGCCGCGGAGGAAGAAGCGAAAAAAATCGTGTCTGCCGCGGAGGCAAAGGGTGAAGCGAAGAAAAAGGAAGCCTTGCTGGAAGCAAAGGAGGACATACACCGTCTCCGTCAGGAGCTTGATCGGGATACAAAGGATCGCCGCAATGAGCTCTCAAGACAGGAAAGGCGCATTGTCCAAAAAGAAGAAAACCTTGACAAGAAACTCGACGCCTTGGAGAAGAAGGAAGAATCCCTCATCGCTAAGGAGGCTGGCATCGAGCGCTCACAGGCAGCGATTGATGCGTTACATGAGCAGGAGAAAAAAGAGCTGGAGCGCATTTCCGGTCTCTCAAGTGAGGAGGCCAGAGGTCTTCTTATGGCGGAAGCCGAAGAGGAGATCAAGCATGAGAAAGCTCTGATGATCAAGGAGTATGAGCAGCAGGCAAAGGATGAGGCCGATAAAAAGGCGAGAGAGATTGTCTCGCTAGCCATCCAGCGCTGCTCTGCCGACGCCGTTGCGGAGACGACGGTTTCTGTCGTAGCACTGCCAAATGATGAGATGAAAGGCCGCATCATCGGCCGTGAAGGACGCAATATTAGGACACTGGAAACTTTGACGGGGATCGACTTTATCATTGATGATACGCCGGAGGCGGTCATCCTATCTGGCTTTGACCCGGTACGACGCGAAGTGGCTCGCATCGCGCTGGAGAAGCTGATACAGGATGGTCGCATTCATCCTGCGCGCATCGAAGAGATGGTCGAGAAGGCAAAGCGTGAAGTAGACCAGCGAATCAAAGAAGCCGGTGAGCAGGCAACATTCGACACCGATGTGCATGGTCTGCATCCGGAGCTCATAAGACTTCTCGGTCGACTTCGCTATCGTACAAGCTATGGGCAAAATGTTCTCAATCACTCGATCGAGGTTTCGCACCTCGCCGGTGTGATGGCTGCTGAATTGGGCGTGGATGTCATGCTTGCAAAGAGAGGCGGCCTTCTGCATGATATTGGCAAGGCTGTCGATCATGAGGTTGAGGGATCGCACGTTACCATCGGCATGGATTTGGCGAAGAAATATCGCGAATCTAAGGAAGTGATCAATGCGATTGCTTCTCATCACGGGGATTATGAGGCCACAACGGTCGAGTCCGTGCTTGTCGCAGCTTCCGATGCAGTGTCGGCAGCGCGTCCCGGTGCGCGTCGCGAGAGTCTCGAAACGTATTTAAAGCGTCTTCGACGCTTGGAGGAGCTCGCTGAGTCCTTTGAGGGTGTGGAGAGCTGCTTTGCCATTCAGGCGGGGCGAGAGGTGCGCGTCATGGTCAAGCCGGATAAGGTGGACGATATCGCATCGGTGGCTCTTGCGCACGATCTTGTTAAGAAGATTGAAAAGGAACTTGAATATCCGGGGCAGATTAAGGCCACGGTCATTCGTGAGACACGTGTTGTTGAGTTTGCAAAGTAA